A stretch of the Leishmania donovani BPK282A1 complete genome, chromosome 21 genome encodes the following:
- a CDS encoding syntaxin, putative, which translates to MLASDPFNDSVKELREVVVRAKLIEQQLTQKGVISSSSVEELRDAKETAEEMLHFLKEMLRVVDERGGKVQGKVFSANEIMERQNIVRSLEGDVAEARSFYEKIAASAAQRQRVAEAAVGSPGESCGVAADEFISAQVFAQREEEKVQDEVLERLTFGLRELRETGLHIHEELDTQEVMLDNVDRDISGVQVRLRAANAKVDKLLASMSNKGKVCTIAMLTFILVFLAFFGFG; encoded by the coding sequence atGCTTGCCAGCGACCCGTTCAATGACTCCGTGAAGGAGCTGCGAGAGGTTGTGGTGCGAGCGAAGCTCATTGAGCAGCAGTTGACGCAGAAGGGCGTAATCTCTTCTTCGAGTGTGGAAGAGCTTCGCGATGCCAAAGAGACTGCAGAGGAAATGCTGCATTTCCTGAAGGAAATGCTCCGTGTAGTCGACGAGCGCGGTGGCAAGGTGCAGGGCAAGGTGTTTTCTGCGAACGAAATTATGGAGCGACAAAATATTGTACGCAGTCTCGAAGGGGATGTGGCAGAAGCACGCAGTTTCTACGAAAAAATTGCGGCATCTGCCGCGCAGAGGCAACGAGTAGCAGAAGCGGCTGTAGGTAGCCCTGGTGAGAGCTGTGGCGTTGCGGCGGACGAGTTTATATCTGCGCAGGTATTTGCTCAGCGTGAGGAGGAAAAGGTTCAGGATGAGGTGCTGGAACGACTCACCTTTGGACTGCGCGAATTGCGCGAAACAGGCCTCCACATTCACGAAGAGCTGGACACGCAGGAGGTCATGCTCGACAACGTTGATCGCGACATCTCAGGCGTccaggtgcggctgcgcgccgcaAATGCAAAGGTTGACAAGCTCCTTGCAAGCATGTCGAACAAGGGCAAGGTATGCACCATTGCCATGCTCACTTTCATTCTCGTCTTTCTGGCATTCTTTGGCTTTGGCTGA